The Brassica oleracea var. oleracea cultivar TO1000 chromosome C6, BOL, whole genome shotgun sequence genomic interval GAGGGCTTATCAGGTGAACGGTCACATGAAAGCCAAGTTGGATCCGTTGGGTTTGGAGCAGAGGGAGATCCCTGAGGATCTTGACTTGGCTCTGTACGGATTCACCGAGGCTGATCTTGACAGAGAGTTCTTCTTGGGAGTCTGGCAGATGTCTGGTTTCATGTCTGAGAATCGACCGGTTCAGACCTTACGTTCTATATTGACGAGGCTCCAGCAGGCTTACTGTGGGAGTATCGGGTTTGAGTATATGCACATTGCGGATCGGGATAAGTGTAACTGGCTGAGGGAGAAGATCGAGACTCCAACTCCTTGGAGGTACAACAGGGAGCGCCGCGAGGTGATTCTCGACAGGCTTGCGTGGAGTACTCAGTTTGAGAATTTCTTAGCTACCAAGTGGACAACGGCTAAGAGGTTTGGGCTTGAAGGTGGAGAGTCTTTGATTCCTGGCATGAAGGAGATGTTTGACAGGGCGGCGGATCTTGGAGTAGAGAGCATTGTTATAGGAATGTCCCACAGAGGGAGATTGAATGTTTTGGGTAATGTTGTTAGGAAGCCACTCCGTCAGATTTTCAGCGAGTTCAGCGGTGGTATTAGGCCTGTGGATGAGGTTGGCTACACTGGAACCGGTGATGTTAAGTACCACTTGGGTACATCTTATGATCGACCTACGAGAGGTGGGAAGAAGATTCATCTCTCGTTGGTTGCAAACCCAAGTCACTTGGAAGCTGCAGACTCAGTTGTTGTTGGCAAAACCAGAGCGAAACAGTACTACTCCAAGGATTTGGACAGGACCAAGAACTTGGGTATTTTGATCCATGGAGATGGTAGCTTTGCTGGACAAGGAGTGGTTTACGAAACGCTTCATCTTAGTGCTCTTCCGAACTACACCACTGGTGGTACCATCCATATTGTGGTGAACAACCAAGTGGCTTTCACCACGGATCCAAGGGCTGGGAGGTCTTCTCAGTACTGTACTGATGTTGCTAAGGCTTTGAGTGCTCCCATCTTCCATGTTAATGGAGATGATGTTGAAGCTGTTGTTCATGCCTGCGAGCTTGCTGCTGAGTGGCGTCAGACGTTTCATTCCGATGTTGTTGTTGATTTGGTTTGCTACAGGAGGTTTGGGCATAATGAGATAGATGAACCATCTTTCACTCAGCCGAAGATGTACAAGGTTATCAAGAACCATCCCTCAACGCTTCAAATCTATCACAAGAAGCTCTTGGAGTGCGGTGAAATATCACAGCAGGATATCGACAGGATACAGGAGAAGGTTAACACCATTCTCAATGAAGAGTACGTTGCTAGTAAAGATTATCTATCTAAGACGCGTGATTGGCTTTCAACCAATTGGGCTGGATTCAAGTCTCCTGAGCAGATCTCACGTGTTAGAAACACTGGGTGAGTAGGCTTTGTCCTTTTCTTGAGCTCTCTCTCTCTCTCTCTCTCTCTCTCTCTCTCTCTCTCTCTCTCTCTCTCTCTCTCTCTCTCTCTCTCTCTATTGTCCCTTAAACGTTGCACTCTTTTGCAGAGTCAAACCAGAGATACTTAAGACTATTGGCAAGGCGATTTCATCACTGCCGGAGAACTTCAAGCCTCACAGAGCGGTAAAGAAAGTTTATGAACAGCGTGCTCAAATGATTGAAACAGGAGAAGGAATAGACTGGGCACTTGCGGAAGCTCTTGCTTTTGCTACCTTAGTTGTCGAAGGCAACCATGTCCGCTTGAGTGGTCAGGATGTCGAAAGAGGAACCTTTAGTCATCGTCATTCTGTCCTTCATGACCAGGAAACTGGAGAAGAGTATTGTCCTCTAGATCA includes:
- the LOC106300115 gene encoding 2-oxoglutarate dehydrogenase, mitochondrial-like encodes the protein MVWFRAGSSATKLAVRRILNHGTRTPRYLPSQNRSFHSTLYRPNPQSAASTPVPRAVPLSKLTDSFLDGTSSVYLEELQRAWEADPTSVDESWDNFFRNFVGQAATSPGISGQTIQESMRLLLLVRAYQVNGHMKAKLDPLGLEQREIPEDLDLALYGFTEADLDREFFLGVWQMSGFMSENRPVQTLRSILTRLQQAYCGSIGFEYMHIADRDKCNWLREKIETPTPWRYNRERREVILDRLAWSTQFENFLATKWTTAKRFGLEGGESLIPGMKEMFDRAADLGVESIVIGMSHRGRLNVLGNVVRKPLRQIFSEFSGGIRPVDEVGYTGTGDVKYHLGTSYDRPTRGGKKIHLSLVANPSHLEAADSVVVGKTRAKQYYSKDLDRTKNLGILIHGDGSFAGQGVVYETLHLSALPNYTTGGTIHIVVNNQVAFTTDPRAGRSSQYCTDVAKALSAPIFHVNGDDVEAVVHACELAAEWRQTFHSDVVVDLVCYRRFGHNEIDEPSFTQPKMYKVIKNHPSTLQIYHKKLLECGEISQQDIDRIQEKVNTILNEEYVASKDYLSKTRDWLSTNWAGFKSPEQISRVRNTGVKPEILKTIGKAISSLPENFKPHRAVKKVYEQRAQMIETGEGIDWALAEALAFATLVVEGNHVRLSGQDVERGTFSHRHSVLHDQETGEEYCPLDHLVMNQDPEMFTVSNSSLSEFGVLGFELGYSMESPNSLVLWEAQFGDFANGAQVIFDQFISSGEAKWLRQTGLVVLLPHGYDGQGPEHSSARLERYLQMSDDNPYVIPDMEPTLRKQIQECNWQIVNATTPANYFHVLRRQLHRDFRKPLIVMAPKNLLRHKDCKSNLSEFDDVQGHPGFDKQGTRFKRLIKDQNDHSDLEEGIRRLVLCSGKVYYELDDERKKVGASDVAICRVEQLCPFPYDLIQRELKRYPNAEIVWCQEEAMNMGAYSYITPRLWTAMRSLGRGDMEDIKYVGRGPSAATATGFYTFHVKEQAELVQKAIGKEPIS